A part of Candidatus Moraniibacteriota bacterium genomic DNA contains:
- a CDS encoding glycosyltransferase family 39 protein — MKISYKRYIAPFIITAVLAINLSLGLLRLESYSAVDEPYWTYGRTPKFWKAIAEGKWRSTNINDKPGITTAILSGAGLLKIDPLPYKSLRDDVKTDEELRAINDINFFFRLPIFLFCLISLPLFYIFLKKLFDETTALVAFVFIGLSPILLGISLIINPDSLLWIFLPLSVLSYFVFQKNAEKKYLYTSGIFLGLSLLTKYVANILYIFFFVLPFLEYILSKDKPDMRAYLKRSAIHYFLLVAISLATFFALFPATWKHPEMILEGTFLSKAFASTWPLFAGLITLIVADALLFKNTVTSFILNTLSKYRILFIRVAFGILIIALLFVAFNTLSGMSIFSTDASLASPKGSGGDDSRLFIFADNIVADLYSLMFGISPLALVALMATLVMGMMKKHIDSRETKIAFFLVIFILLYYTASTVNHVIATVRYQITLFPFAFILSAIGISFLLSSERLRKYLSPLVAILIILAISYISLLSVKPFYFAYTSSLLPKPYFVNLKDMGDGSWEAADFLNHLPNPRDISIWSDKGAVCAAFIGECRTGLSQKDLRNLHVDYVVVSSGRRSRTLKLSHPGSDPLDFKKAYETDETANTFTIGNRLDNFVKVIPSEQLFLRETSSE, encoded by the coding sequence ATGAAAATATCCTACAAAAGATACATTGCACCATTTATTATCACCGCAGTACTTGCCATCAATCTCTCGCTCGGGCTCCTGCGTCTCGAATCCTACTCTGCCGTCGATGAACCTTACTGGACATACGGGCGAACGCCAAAATTCTGGAAGGCTATCGCTGAGGGAAAATGGCGTTCGACCAATATCAATGACAAGCCTGGCATCACTACCGCTATTCTCTCCGGCGCCGGACTCCTGAAGATCGACCCACTTCCTTACAAAAGTCTCCGCGATGATGTGAAGACAGATGAAGAGCTTCGCGCCATCAATGACATCAACTTTTTCTTTCGTCTTCCGATTTTCCTATTTTGCCTCATCTCTCTTCCACTTTTCTATATTTTTCTCAAAAAATTATTCGATGAAACAACCGCCCTTGTTGCCTTCGTCTTCATCGGACTCTCTCCGATACTCCTCGGCATCTCCCTCATCATCAATCCCGACTCACTCCTTTGGATATTTCTCCCGCTGTCCGTGTTGAGCTATTTCGTCTTTCAGAAGAATGCTGAGAAAAAGTACCTCTACACAAGCGGTATCTTCCTCGGGCTTTCACTCCTCACCAAATACGTCGCCAATATTCTCTATATATTTTTCTTTGTCCTCCCTTTCCTAGAATACATTCTCTCCAAGGACAAGCCAGACATGCGAGCCTATTTGAAGCGCTCCGCAATACACTACTTTTTACTCGTCGCTATCTCCTTGGCAACATTTTTCGCCCTCTTTCCAGCAACATGGAAGCACCCCGAAATGATTCTCGAAGGGACATTTCTCAGTAAGGCTTTCGCAAGTACGTGGCCGCTCTTTGCCGGACTCATCACCCTCATCGTCGCTGATGCTCTTCTCTTCAAGAACACCGTAACATCATTCATCCTCAATACGCTCTCGAAATATCGCATACTATTTATTCGCGTTGCATTCGGCATACTCATCATCGCCCTTCTTTTTGTGGCATTCAACACTCTGAGTGGCATGAGCATCTTTAGCACCGATGCTTCTCTTGCCTCTCCGAAAGGCTCCGGAGGAGATGATTCCCGACTTTTTATCTTTGCTGACAATATTGTTGCCGATCTCTACAGCCTTATGTTTGGCATCTCGCCACTTGCACTTGTGGCGCTCATGGCGACACTCGTCATGGGTATGATGAAAAAACATATCGATTCAAGAGAAACCAAAATCGCCTTCTTTCTCGTAATCTTCATACTCCTCTACTACACCGCCTCAACCGTCAATCATGTTATTGCCACCGTCAGATATCAGATAACTCTTTTCCCTTTCGCGTTTATTCTTTCGGCAATCGGCATTTCCTTCCTCCTCTCTTCAGAGCGACTCCGAAAATATCTCTCCCCCCTCGTAGCTATCCTTATCATTCTTGCCATATCCTACATCAGCCTTCTTTCTGTCAAACCATTCTATTTCGCTTACACCTCATCACTTCTCCCAAAACCCTATTTCGTCAATCTCAAGGACATGGGCGATGGAAGCTGGGAAGCAGCTGACTTCCTCAATCATCTTCCCAATCCACGCGATATCAGCATCTGGTCGGACAAGGGAGCGGTCTGCGCTGCCTTTATCGGAGAATGTCGCACGGGTCTCAGTCAGAAAGATTTGCGCAATCTTCACGTCGACTATGTCGTCGTTTCCTCGGGGCGTCGATCAAGAACACTCAAGCTCTCTCATCCCGGAAGCGACCCGCTCGATTTCAAGAAAGCCTACGAAACAGACGAAACCGCGAATACATTCACAATTGGAAATCGATTGGACAACTTTGTCAAAGTCATCCCTAGCGAACAACTCTTTCTCCGAGAAACTTCATCAGAATAA
- a CDS encoding (2Fe-2S) ferredoxin domain-containing protein, whose product MASQISPRKPVVKVCVHRDCCEGGSERIYARLSKEASSDMDIRKTEDCFRFCKKGPNVAVDGNVLHHVSEGNALSRIRSEIRAPSTKKDGIGTRTIDELDDLLDNLCA is encoded by the coding sequence ATGGCATCCCAGATTTCTCCAAGAAAACCAGTGGTGAAAGTGTGTGTTCATCGCGATTGCTGTGAGGGAGGGTCGGAACGGATATACGCTCGACTTTCGAAAGAGGCTTCGTCTGATATGGACATCCGGAAGACCGAGGATTGTTTTCGGTTTTGTAAAAAAGGTCCCAATGTCGCGGTTGATGGCAATGTTCTCCATCACGTGAGTGAGGGAAATGCTCTCTCTCGCATTCGCTCCGAAATTCGTGCACCCTCTACAAAGAAGGATGGCATCGGTACGCGCACGATTGACGAACTCGATGACCTGCTCGATAACCTTTGCGCGTGA
- a CDS encoding class I SAM-dependent methyltransferase codes for MQETVRTGYNEGNYPSVYRNRFSLTLFELLFFKKLIQGLEQGAKVLDLGSGSGVPYDLYLTQQGLRVTGIDLSEKHVAMARNNVPSAQYILGDFLDYRFPNGQFDAVISLYALFHTPRDRHAQVIAEIARTLKPTGRLLITVGTEDVAYKERDGFCGSRMAWSYFDTETNLGIISQCGLTILKALNEKDYGSDEKHVWILAEKRIR; via the coding sequence ATGCAGGAAACGGTAAGAACCGGGTACAACGAAGGGAATTATCCCAGCGTTTACCGAAACAGATTTTCGCTCACACTGTTTGAACTCCTCTTTTTCAAGAAACTCATTCAAGGACTTGAGCAAGGGGCGAAAGTGTTGGATCTCGGATCGGGATCGGGAGTTCCCTATGATCTCTACCTAACGCAACAAGGATTGAGAGTTACCGGTATAGACTTATCGGAAAAGCATGTCGCAATGGCGCGCAACAATGTCCCCTCGGCACAGTATATCCTGGGAGATTTCCTGGATTATCGCTTTCCGAATGGACAATTTGACGCGGTCATTTCTCTCTATGCACTCTTCCACACTCCGCGAGACCGGCATGCTCAAGTCATTGCCGAAATTGCGCGCACGCTCAAACCAACCGGGCGACTCCTCATTACTGTCGGCACAGAAGACGTTGCCTACAAAGAAAGAGACGGGTTCTGCGGATCAAGAATGGCATGGAGCTATTTTGATACGGAGACAAATCTCGGCATCATATCACAGTGTGGACTCACGATTCTCAAAGCTCTCAATGAAAAAGACTACGGGAGTGATGAGAAACACGTTTGGATCCTTGCGGAAAAAAGAATACGTTAA
- a CDS encoding DsbA family protein, whose protein sequence is MSDIMDFLNKKDTDEKDDDFGTSFLGGSSENENFDDAPEEELLNESDENRELTKKVKNLTALLLIVCGLFVGSLYVDISQLVTKSGFSSRALKTTDVVTAGGKTWVAYDQPVVHVTVLSEESCKDCQTDEALVWLRRILPTVSVEVLDISKDSQAKDIAKSANVTSIPAFVFSKEVASVPVYEQAQQLFTPLNDKEGRYMLDTAQVGIPVGKYLELPEVKDTDIQSGSKDAPIRVVEFTDFQCPYCKAFHQTLQETLKEYGDKVLYVYKNYPLPIHAQAENAALAGECANDQGKFTDYADNLFAKQDEWGKTTGVQKFKDYARTLKLDTAQFNTCLDDKKHQDSVTASLDEGKKFGISGTPGTFVNGTFLNGAVPQSDLKAAIDAELATLSK, encoded by the coding sequence ATGTCGGATATTATGGATTTTCTGAATAAAAAAGATACGGATGAAAAGGATGATGATTTCGGGACATCGTTTCTCGGAGGGTCTTCTGAAAATGAGAACTTTGATGATGCTCCCGAAGAGGAACTCTTAAATGAATCGGACGAAAATCGCGAACTCACCAAGAAGGTGAAGAATCTCACTGCGCTCCTCCTCATCGTGTGCGGGCTCTTTGTAGGAAGTCTCTATGTTGATATCTCACAGCTTGTGACGAAATCGGGATTTTCTTCGCGAGCGCTCAAGACGACGGATGTCGTCACAGCAGGAGGGAAGACCTGGGTTGCTTATGATCAGCCAGTCGTTCATGTGACCGTACTCTCTGAAGAGTCTTGCAAGGACTGTCAGACCGATGAAGCTCTCGTCTGGCTTCGTCGCATCCTGCCTACGGTGTCTGTCGAAGTACTCGATATTTCAAAAGATTCCCAGGCGAAAGATATTGCGAAATCTGCCAATGTTACGTCGATTCCCGCTTTCGTCTTCTCCAAGGAAGTGGCGAGTGTCCCGGTATATGAACAGGCACAGCAGCTTTTCACCCCGCTCAATGACAAAGAGGGTCGATATATGCTCGATACGGCGCAAGTCGGTATCCCTGTTGGGAAATATCTCGAATTACCCGAGGTGAAGGACACGGATATTCAATCGGGGTCAAAGGATGCTCCTATTCGCGTGGTGGAATTTACCGACTTCCAGTGCCCCTATTGCAAAGCCTTTCACCAGACGCTCCAAGAAACACTCAAAGAGTATGGTGACAAAGTGCTCTATGTCTACAAGAACTATCCGCTTCCGATTCACGCGCAGGCAGAAAATGCCGCTCTCGCCGGAGAATGCGCCAATGATCAAGGAAAATTTACAGATTATGCCGACAATTTGTTTGCCAAGCAAGACGAATGGGGGAAGACTACGGGTGTGCAGAAGTTCAAAGACTATGCGCGTACACTGAAGCTTGATACCGCCCAGTTCAATACCTGTTTGGATGACAAGAAGCATCAAGATAGCGTGACAGCGAGCCTCGATGAGGGGAAGAAATTTGGTATTAGCGGTACACCGGGAACCTTTGTAAACGGCACATTCTTGAATGGCGCTGTCCCACAAAGCGACCTCAAAGCCGCTATCGACGCCGAGCTTGCGACGCTTTCGAAGTAA
- a CDS encoding glycoside hydrolase family 28 protein: MPRGNFRMPLILILLGGLVISVLFGVWTLYGEQLRELSSSSTVFTKKISPENTDSVEAPEIPREFPDISKLIPPPTSVATLKTLSGASFTLEEVGFPEHTCSIVDYGAISDGVTSNTEAFRKTIDDCARTGGGTVIVPPGTWFTGPIHLASNINLHLEKGSTILFSTNFEEYLPAVFSRFEGIEYYNYSAPIYTANAFNVAITGEGTLDGQGAAWWAAMRNWDKPIKRLYQMGDDGTPVSERVFGTVKDSLRPAFIEFMNCDRVLVEGVSIQNGPMWTIHPLYSKNIIVRGVHIETSEGQSTDGVALDSSQNVLIENSVFSTGDDAIVLKSGRNRDGLRVRMPAEHVLIRNNSILEAHAAVAIGSEMSGDVRNVFIENLSANMVQYGFRIKSSKGRGGIVENIYADGIKIDYASIAAIQLTTSYENSFIKGVGAIPLFRNIHVENMTVGKTDRSIEISGLIEQPITDITFKNIKIFAKWGSQIEEANSLTFDTISAVPTKGSVFDIANSSAITFKNTRCPLARKDCLVISGPSSKDIDIHESTFTQDSVTFSKDANPDALVTEK, from the coding sequence ATGCCTCGAGGGAATTTTCGCATGCCATTGATACTCATCCTTCTGGGGGGACTTGTTATCAGCGTACTCTTCGGAGTATGGACTCTTTACGGAGAGCAGCTTCGCGAATTGAGTTCCTCATCGACAGTCTTTACCAAAAAAATTTCCCCAGAGAATACTGATTCTGTGGAAGCGCCCGAAATTCCTCGTGAATTTCCAGATATATCCAAGCTCATCCCACCCCCGACATCTGTCGCAACGCTCAAAACCCTCTCCGGTGCATCATTTACTCTTGAGGAAGTTGGCTTTCCTGAGCATACCTGCTCGATTGTCGACTATGGCGCCATAAGCGATGGTGTCACTTCCAATACAGAAGCCTTTCGGAAAACAATAGACGATTGCGCCCGTACTGGCGGTGGAACTGTGATCGTGCCTCCCGGCACCTGGTTTACCGGTCCTATACATCTCGCAAGCAATATCAATCTTCATCTCGAGAAAGGCTCGACTATTCTCTTTAGCACCAACTTCGAAGAATACTTGCCAGCAGTCTTCTCCCGATTCGAAGGCATCGAATACTACAACTACTCAGCGCCCATCTACACCGCAAACGCCTTCAATGTGGCTATCACCGGCGAAGGCACGCTTGATGGTCAAGGAGCTGCCTGGTGGGCTGCGATGCGCAACTGGGACAAGCCCATCAAAAGACTCTACCAAATGGGAGATGACGGCACCCCCGTATCCGAGCGCGTCTTCGGAACAGTCAAGGATTCTCTGCGCCCAGCATTCATAGAGTTTATGAATTGTGATCGCGTGCTCGTAGAAGGGGTAAGCATACAAAACGGTCCCATGTGGACGATTCATCCCCTCTATAGCAAAAACATCATTGTTCGCGGCGTCCATATCGAAACCAGCGAGGGACAAAGCACTGACGGCGTCGCCCTCGACTCCTCCCAAAACGTCCTCATCGAAAACAGTGTCTTTAGCACGGGCGACGATGCCATCGTCCTCAAATCCGGCAGAAACCGAGATGGTCTCCGTGTCCGAATGCCCGCCGAGCACGTCCTCATACGCAATAATTCCATACTCGAGGCACATGCCGCCGTCGCGATTGGCAGTGAGATGTCCGGCGATGTACGCAATGTTTTCATCGAAAATCTCTCGGCAAACATGGTACAATACGGCTTTCGCATCAAATCATCAAAAGGTCGTGGTGGTATCGTTGAAAACATTTACGCAGATGGAATCAAGATAGACTATGCCTCCATCGCTGCTATCCAGCTCACTACTTCCTATGAGAACTCTTTCATCAAAGGTGTCGGTGCCATCCCCCTTTTCCGCAATATCCATGTAGAAAACATGACTGTCGGGAAAACCGACCGCTCAATAGAAATCAGCGGACTCATCGAACAGCCAATTACCGATATCACTTTCAAAAACATCAAAATATTCGCCAAATGGGGCTCCCAGATAGAGGAGGCAAATTCTCTCACATTTGATACCATTTCCGCCGTCCCGACAAAAGGCTCTGTCTTCGATATCGCCAACAGTTCAGCTATCACCTTCAAGAACACGAGATGCCCCCTCGCCCGCAAAGATTGCCTCGTCATTTCAGGCCCCTCTTCAAAAGACATCGACATTCACGAAAGCACCTTCACCCAAGATTCCGTCACCTTCTCCAAAGACGCAAACCCAGACGCACTTGTCACGGAGAAATAG
- the ddlA gene encoding D-alanine--D-alanine ligase — protein MKKKVKVGIIFGGKSAEHEVSLQSAKNVIDAIDKDKYEPVLIGVDKKGKWPLVESSKFLLRSGNPELITLNNETGQSIALVPQSEGRIENLDTHESNQSIDVAFPILHGPFGEDGTVQGLLKLANIPFVGASVLGSAVGMDKDIMKRLLRDAEIPIGKFLTFTERDIPRYEEVVKNLGLPFFIKPANMGSSVGVSKVVEEKDFEKAIKEAFKYDRKILIEENIEGREIECSILGNDDPVASVPGEVISNHDFYSYEAKYRDEHGTILEIPAKLPEETRKRVQMLAVKTFKTLSCEGLGRIDFFLKKNGDILVNEINTMPGFTSASMYPKLWEASGISYTELIDRLIQLAQERFNKEQKLKTSYDTE, from the coding sequence ATGAAAAAGAAGGTAAAGGTTGGGATTATTTTTGGGGGCAAGTCGGCAGAGCATGAGGTTTCTTTGCAATCAGCCAAGAATGTCATTGATGCAATTGATAAAGACAAATATGAACCTGTCCTTATTGGTGTAGACAAAAAGGGAAAATGGCCTTTGGTGGAAAGCTCAAAGTTTCTTTTAAGGAGTGGGAATCCAGAGTTAATTACACTCAACAACGAAACCGGTCAGAGCATCGCGCTCGTTCCACAAAGTGAAGGAAGAATAGAAAACCTTGATACTCACGAATCGAATCAGTCTATCGATGTTGCATTTCCGATATTGCATGGCCCGTTTGGTGAGGATGGAACGGTGCAAGGCTTGCTGAAGCTTGCCAACATTCCTTTTGTGGGGGCAAGTGTTTTAGGTTCGGCAGTCGGAATGGACAAAGATATAATGAAGCGCTTGCTTCGAGACGCAGAAATACCAATAGGAAAGTTTTTGACGTTTACGGAAAGGGACATCCCGAGGTATGAAGAGGTTGTTAAAAATCTTGGGTTGCCGTTTTTTATAAAACCCGCAAATATGGGTTCATCGGTTGGAGTGAGTAAAGTTGTCGAGGAAAAAGACTTTGAAAAAGCAATCAAAGAAGCATTTAAATACGATAGGAAAATTCTTATTGAAGAGAATATCGAGGGACGAGAAATCGAATGTTCCATTCTCGGAAATGATGATCCGGTTGCTTCTGTTCCTGGGGAGGTTATCTCCAATCACGACTTTTATTCTTACGAAGCAAAGTATAGAGATGAACACGGTACAATACTTGAAATTCCAGCAAAGCTTCCGGAGGAGACTCGTAAAAGAGTTCAAATGCTCGCGGTAAAAACTTTCAAAACCCTGTCTTGTGAGGGATTGGGGCGCATTGACTTCTTTCTCAAAAAGAATGGCGATATTTTGGTTAATGAAATCAACACCATGCCTGGATTTACCTCGGCCAGCATGTACCCAAAATTATGGGAGGCAAGTGGAATTTCATATACCGAACTCATAGACCGCTTAATTCAGCTAGCGCAAGAAAGATTTAACAAAGAACAAAAACTCAAAACATCCTATGATACGGAGTGA
- a CDS encoding glycosyltransferase family 39 protein — protein MKQWIDFRLNHPSSWWRSPLFRISLSLFVILAVGIFVRTYHFHEWLHFGSDQARDVMLVGDVIEGKEPLPLLGMEAGNTRFDLGPAYYYFQISSAKLFGVRPETMAYPDVLLSILAIPLAFFLFRKLFDIRLSLALTGLYAISFYVVEYSRFAWNPNAIPFFVGLFLLSLTEFMEAEEMTRWQWILALGIAIGIGIQLHTILLFLFPAILVGIFLLFLKKNSGVVLRLLSIIVIVLTLNIPQILSEVHTHGKNTKLFLKAFTDRSESSSAQFTESLETDILCHAQANSHILSALGHHGNCNFLLLLEHPERFLDISSLILSYGGIVLSVLFSLIGYSLLAYLAFKESDPRRKKFLIVVLIYVGLSFAILFSVIRGAPLRYFIYATYIPFILFGLILVQIRKYLPNCSRGIIVGALVVSALLNIRAIGREALQLATGTRGDSGFVVLGEAERMVAYMKERSEPWTEANLAGGTAYFSTYYKSLKYVAAQEGLDIHLAKRKRPPVSELPYFLIYKPFDQREPSFAKGYDVLDHRDFGQIGIYQLRSVQYRTSE, from the coding sequence ATGAAACAGTGGATAGACTTCAGACTGAATCATCCCTCTTCTTGGTGGAGAAGTCCTCTTTTTCGGATTTCTTTGTCGCTCTTTGTGATTCTCGCAGTTGGGATATTCGTCCGTACGTACCATTTTCACGAATGGCTTCACTTCGGGTCGGATCAAGCAAGAGATGTGATGCTGGTGGGGGATGTGATAGAGGGGAAAGAACCTTTGCCACTCCTTGGCATGGAGGCGGGGAATACCCGATTCGACCTCGGTCCGGCGTACTACTATTTCCAGATATCATCCGCAAAACTCTTTGGTGTTCGTCCTGAAACCATGGCGTATCCAGATGTCCTGCTTTCGATACTGGCAATTCCACTCGCCTTCTTTCTTTTTCGCAAGCTCTTTGATATACGTCTCTCCCTTGCACTTACAGGGCTCTATGCGATTTCCTTTTACGTTGTCGAATACTCTCGATTTGCATGGAATCCCAATGCAATTCCGTTTTTTGTGGGGCTTTTTTTGTTGTCCCTGACTGAATTCATGGAAGCGGAGGAAATGACTAGGTGGCAGTGGATATTGGCGCTCGGCATCGCTATCGGCATCGGGATACAATTGCATACTATTCTTTTGTTTCTATTTCCTGCGATACTCGTAGGCATCTTCCTTCTCTTCTTGAAGAAAAATTCCGGCGTGGTGTTGCGTCTTTTGAGTATCATTGTCATTGTGCTGACACTCAATATTCCGCAGATACTGAGTGAGGTGCACACTCATGGGAAAAATACGAAGCTTTTTTTGAAAGCATTCACTGATCGATCGGAAAGTAGTAGCGCGCAATTTACAGAAAGTCTTGAAACAGATATTCTCTGTCATGCGCAGGCAAATTCGCATATACTTTCGGCATTGGGACATCATGGAAATTGCAATTTTCTCTTGCTTCTCGAACATCCTGAGAGGTTTCTCGATATTTCTTCGCTGATTCTCTCGTATGGCGGGATTGTACTCAGTGTTTTATTTTCTCTCATTGGCTATTCATTGCTGGCATATCTCGCATTCAAAGAATCCGATCCAAGACGGAAAAAATTTTTGATTGTTGTGCTGATATATGTGGGACTATCATTTGCCATTCTTTTTTCCGTCATTCGTGGAGCGCCACTTCGCTACTTCATTTACGCAACCTATATCCCATTCATACTCTTTGGATTAATCCTTGTTCAAATCCGGAAGTATCTTCCGAATTGTTCTCGCGGTATTATTGTGGGCGCGCTCGTTGTATCTGCGCTCTTGAATATACGAGCGATAGGGAGGGAAGCATTGCAGCTTGCAACGGGAACGCGTGGAGACTCTGGGTTTGTTGTGCTGGGCGAGGCAGAGCGAATGGTTGCGTATATGAAGGAACGATCCGAACCATGGACGGAGGCAAATCTCGCAGGCGGGACAGCGTATTTCTCAACCTATTACAAGTCGCTCAAGTATGTCGCGGCGCAAGAGGGTCTCGATATCCACCTTGCCAAGCGGAAACGCCCTCCAGTATCCGAACTCCCGTATTTCCTCATCTACAAACCATTTGACCAAAGAGAGCCTTCCTTTGCAAAAGGATACGATGTGCTCGATCATCGTGACTTCGGACAGATAGGCATCTATCAGTTGCGCAGTGTACAATATCGGACTTCAGAATAA
- a CDS encoding phospholipid carrier-dependent glycosyltransferase, with product MNILTKHWGIFALLTILAGAIFVRTYSLDTWLYFKMDQSRDALLMTEVLENGPSALPLLGPRVGAVALQHGFLRLGPIYYYFQYLSGILFHSSEPVVFAYPDVFFSIAAIPLLYLFARLYFEKRLALMITAMYAFSFLIIQYSRFAWNPNSLQFFILLSFYGLLRFLNESRPAPKRWWLALWAVGSAIGSQLHFFGFFSLLGISGLLILFHLRIWEKASWRTFVQKESLRQFAVFSVIVLGVFAVFYTPVIISDSLRGGENTRNFFEALGSKAEKKPFIEKLQKTVTENLKYSCLLMTSECYSGDVGDNIPMVSLTGILLFMGVMLAIRGVRNEKNTLRRDFLVLILLWLGVFIVLTEPVSFQLRPRFYIVIFAVPFLLLGVLFTFIEERFGKRAILVSSFMTLGIVALNAHGTWLWFAEQAKAQTKAVAVKRTLILKTKDGVTLGQLRGVAEWIYVRMKPENTLYYYVKPEHQRPIKFLLLSQRDASLRIELLKMNGDPHAQFFAITPAKNGKKGIANKLKRPETEFTVLESKQFGELLVSEVEFPSRSISESFKYKGGSGDKADREGESDRSYWKDVFPTTSSKK from the coding sequence ATGAATATTCTAACGAAACATTGGGGAATTTTTGCTTTGCTTACTATTCTGGCTGGAGCGATTTTTGTGCGGACGTATTCCTTGGATACCTGGCTCTACTTCAAGATGGATCAATCGAGAGATGCGCTCCTTATGACGGAAGTACTCGAAAATGGACCGAGCGCTTTGCCGCTTCTTGGTCCCCGAGTTGGCGCGGTGGCACTCCAGCACGGATTTCTGCGGCTTGGTCCGATTTACTACTATTTCCAATATCTATCGGGCATTCTCTTTCATTCATCGGAACCAGTAGTCTTCGCCTACCCGGATGTATTTTTCTCGATTGCCGCCATTCCACTGCTCTATCTCTTTGCTCGGCTCTATTTCGAAAAGCGTCTCGCTTTGATGATTACCGCGATGTATGCGTTTTCATTTCTTATCATTCAGTACTCCCGATTTGCTTGGAATCCAAATTCACTGCAATTTTTTATTCTTCTGAGTTTCTACGGACTTTTGCGATTTTTGAATGAGAGTCGCCCCGCGCCGAAACGCTGGTGGCTCGCGCTCTGGGCAGTGGGGAGTGCTATCGGTTCACAACTGCACTTCTTCGGTTTCTTCAGTTTGCTCGGCATTTCTGGACTTCTGATACTTTTCCATTTGCGCATTTGGGAGAAAGCCTCATGGAGGACGTTTGTTCAGAAAGAATCTCTTCGGCAGTTCGCGGTGTTTTCCGTTATTGTCCTCGGAGTATTCGCTGTGTTTTATACGCCGGTTATCATCAGCGATAGTCTTCGTGGCGGTGAAAACACGAGGAATTTCTTCGAAGCGCTTGGCTCAAAGGCGGAGAAAAAACCGTTTATCGAAAAACTACAGAAAACTGTGACGGAGAATCTGAAGTATTCCTGTCTTCTCATGACATCGGAATGTTATTCTGGTGACGTAGGGGATAATATTCCGATGGTGAGTTTGACGGGCATTCTTCTTTTTATGGGTGTGATGCTCGCGATTCGCGGCGTGCGAAATGAAAAGAACACTCTTCGTCGAGATTTCCTCGTGCTCATTCTCTTGTGGCTTGGTGTTTTCATTGTTCTCACAGAGCCGGTTTCTTTTCAGCTTCGCCCGCGCTTTTATATCGTCATCTTTGCTGTGCCATTTCTGCTTCTGGGCGTTCTTTTCACCTTCATCGAGGAGCGTTTCGGAAAGCGAGCGATTCTCGTGTCATCATTCATGACGCTTGGCATTGTCGCGCTCAATGCGCATGGAACATGGCTCTGGTTTGCAGAGCAAGCAAAAGCGCAAACAAAAGCCGTCGCCGTGAAACGAACACTCATCTTGAAAACCAAAGACGGCGTGACGCTCGGGCAATTGCGTGGAGTAGCTGAATGGATATACGTGCGGATGAAGCCGGAGAATACCCTCTATTACTATGTCAAACCAGAACATCAACGCCCGATAAAATTTCTTTTGCTCTCGCAGCGGGACGCATCGCTTCGCATTGAATTACTCAAAATGAATGGCGATCCGCACGCGCAGTTTTTTGCTATCACGCCTGCGAAGAATGGGAAAAAAGGCATTGCCAATAAATTGAAGCGTCCGGAGACGGAATTCACGGTTCTTGAATCGAAGCAATTTGGCGAGCTTTTGGTCTCGGAAGTTGAATTTCCTTCTCGGAGTATTTCTGAGAGTTTCAAATACAAAGGAGGAAGTGGTGATAAAGCGGATCGGGAAGGAGAGAGTGACCGCAGTTATTGGAAGGATGTTTTTCCAACGACTTCTTCTAAGAAATAA